Proteins encoded together in one Peribacillus asahii window:
- a CDS encoding ferredoxin yields MAKFTIVDKDTCIACGACGAAAPDIYDYDDEGIAFVTLDDNQGTVEVPDVLLDDMMDAFEGCPTDSIKVADEAFDGDALKFE; encoded by the coding sequence ATGGCAAAATTTACAATCGTCGATAAAGATACATGCATCGCATGTGGCGCATGCGGCGCAGCTGCCCCAGATATTTATGATTACGATGATGAAGGCATTGCTTTCGTAACTTTAGATGATAACCAAGGAACAGTTGAAGTTCCAGATGTTTTACTAGATGATATGATGGATGCATTTGAAGGCTGCCCAACAGATTCTATTAAAGTGGCTGATGAAGCATTTGACGGCGATGCACTAAAATTCGAATAA